One window from the genome of Ananas comosus cultivar F153 linkage group 13, ASM154086v1, whole genome shotgun sequence encodes:
- the LOC109719613 gene encoding probable 2-oxoglutarate-dependent dioxygenase ANS — MESPTLEEWPEPIVPVQSLSDRGVTAVPDRYVKPPSQRRLLAGDDDRSDSPNIPVVDIGGLVATVDGSGEGRCRRSDDAAMQAISEACKEWGFFQVVNHGVSHGVVERMRGVWRSFFRLPMEEKKMYTNSPKTYNGYGSRVGVEKGAVLDWGDYFFLTVLPESAQILDKWPKVPHNLREITEEYDHEMLKLCRVLTKAISAGLGLDENYIYRAFGGEDVEACVRANYYPKCPQPDLTLGLSPHSDPGGITVLLADDHVKGLQVRKGDEWVTVKPIPGAFVINVGDQVQVISNAKYKSVEHRALANAVERFSIAFFFNPNGRVPIGPAQELITPQSPPLYHPVTYNEYRLYVRKRGPHGKSQIDSLTAS; from the exons ATGGAATCACCAACTCTAGAGGAGTGGCCGGAGCCGATCGTGCCCGTCCAATCCTTATCAGACCGCGGGGTCACCGCCGTCCCCGACCGCTACGTCAAGCCTCCGAGCCAGCGCCGGCTTCTCGCTGGAGACGACGACCGGAGCGACAGCCCGAACATCCCGGTGGTCGACATCGGCGGGCTGGTCGCGACCGTTGACGGGTCGGGGGAGGGCCGCTGCCGCCGCAGCGATGACGCGGCCATGCAGGCGATATCGGAGGCATGCAAGGAGTGGGGGTTCTTCCAGGTGGTGAACCACGGCGTGAGCCACGGCGTCGTCGAGAGGATGAGGGGGGTGTGGAGGAGCTTCTTTCGCCTCCccatggaggagaagaagatgtaCACAAATTCCCCTAAGACTTATAATGGATATGGTAGCCGTGTTGGGGTTGAGAAGGGTGCAGTTTTAGATTGGGGTGACTACTTCTTTCTCACTGTTCTTCCTGAGTCCGCACAAATACTTGATAAGTGGCCCAAAGTTCCCCATAATTTGAG GGAGATCACTGAGGAGTATGACCATGAAATGCTGAAGCTGTGTAGGGTGTTAACAAAGGCAATATCAGCAGGCTTGGGCTTGGATGAGAACTACATATATAGAGCATTTGGAGGAGAGGATGTTGAGGCTTGTGTGAGGGCGAACTACTACCCGAAGTGCCCACAACCTGATCTCACCCTCGGCCTCTCGCCGCACTCTGACCCGGGCGGAATCACCGTGCTCTTGGCCGACGACCACGTCAAGGGCCTGCAGGTTCGCAAGGGCGATGAATGGGTCACCGTCAAGCCGATCCCTGGAGCCTTTGTCATCAACGTCGGCGACCAGGTTCAG GTGATAAGCAATGCCAAGTACAAAAGTGTGGAGCACCGAGCACTGGCCAACGCAGTCGAGCGCTTCTCCATAGCCTTCTTCTTCAACCCTAACGGCCGTGTGCCCATCGGGCCAGCTCAAGAGCTCATCACACCGCAATCTCCTCCTTTGTACCACCCGGTCACGTACAACGAGTATCGGTTGTACGTGCGCAAGAGGGGTCCTCATGGCAAGTCGCAGATCGATTCTCTCACCGCTTCTTAG